GTACTTAACTCTTTTATTAATATATGAGGCAATCTGACTTGCGTAATTCATTGCTGTAGATTTTGACAAATATTCAAAAACATATCTTGCACTTAGACCAGATCTTAAGAAGACATTAAATATCGCAGAAAAGGCTGGAGTTTCACTATCTAAGCCTACTTTTCTGTTCTCAATTTGTTGTGAAATTTGTAAAATTTGAATTAAGTATGTGATTGGAGGAATTACTATACCTATTATAAGTAATGTTAAAAAACCTGCTAGATATTTTATAGTCAAAGTTAATCTATATAACTCAAAAAATCTTATAGAAAATACTATAAATACTATAGACATCAGTATTGATAATATTAGGGTAAATAATAACCTAGATGCAAAAAGTTGAGGGTCTTCAGTAGATCCGGCTTTCATTAATTTTTTACCTAATTCTTTAGCTAGATCTTTGACAATTCCACTATTATAAAATATTAAGTCTATTTTAGATAAACCTTCTTTGTGAACATTATTGTTTCTCTTAACTATACTCATCTTACTTTCTAAATTAATACTTGACAAAACAAATACTTAAACTTATATAGAACCTCTTACTTAACATGAATTTCAACAATGTCTTTATCTTCGAGAACATGAGAGGGGCCAACTTTTTGTCCTTGATATCTCACAGATTTTCCCCAAACTCTAGCATACTTAAAGTTCTCAGCTAATGACGAATGTAATTTCCTAGCAACATCTAAAACTGTAGAGCCTTTCTTTAATATTAAAGGATCTTTAGTGGGTTCTTCTCCAGGTTCTTTTGTATAGATACGTATAACTTCAAGCATATCAAACATGATCTTAGGCAATTTCTCTATTTCATTTAAATTTATTATAGGCAGATCTTCAACGTAAATGTTCTCTTGAGAGATAACTATTGTAGGCTTATAACTAACCGTCTCAAATATAGATTTTTCTATGTCATCAATGCTAACTTCACCTATAATTTTTACTATAGCGGATTTAATTCCAAAACTTTCTATGTAATCTCTTACGGTTTTCTCATCGGCATCTATTAATTTACCTAGGTTTACTATTCTAATTCCAGCCATCCCATATCTAGTTCTCTCTATTATTACTTTTCCTTTAGGTTTCTTTAACAATATGTTATTTTCTTCTAAAATATTCCTTATAGAAATCAATTCCTCTTTGCTATTTACAGCAATAATTACTTCGTCTGCATTTCTAATTAGACCTATAGTTTTAGAAAGAGGCAAAGTTCTTGGAGGATTAACAAGCTGTATTTGTACATCCTCATATCTTACCATACCTGGAACCGGTAAATCACTAAATTCTTGTTTAACGTTGGTTAATTTCCTCATAATTTGAGATCTAATTAATATATCACCTATAAGAATAGCTTGACCTGCACCTTCTTTTTCTACAAAGAGAGAAAATCCTCCAGACTTCTTACTTTTTCTAATTTCTATTTCCTCTCTAAGTTCAGCCATTCGTCGCTTAGCCCAGTAAACTAGGTTCTCAGTACCCTTATGTTTAGGAACTTCTTTTAGAAATTCCTGCAGAGCTTGTAATTTCTCTTCAGGAGTTTTAGCGTCCATTACCTTAAGCCATTTAGCTTTAGCCTCTGCAGGAAGGTTCGTTACCATATTCTTTTACCCTCCTTATTTATGTAATATAAGGGGGCAATTGAACGTAAAACTTTCCAGGACCTCCTTATAATAGGAGGTGGTATAGAACTCCTTTTGTAAAAAGATTTTAGCCAATTTATAGTTTTAGGATCAGCTGGATATCCACTCCCAAAATCCCCATATATCTCCTTTAACATGTCAATGTAATTATCCCTAACCACCTTAGCTATAATACTCGCTGCACTAGCCTCGACAAATAACTCATCAGCCTTATGCACAACATTAGGTTTATAACCTAATTTATTAATTAATTCAATAACAGGTTTCTCATCGCCGACCTTATCTACGGTTATTACGCTCGGATTATAAATCGATAGTGTAAGTATAATCTTCATCACAGCATTATAAGTTAAATCATTTAAGTTGTATACATCTATATCCTCTGGAAATACTTTGACTACTACGAAAGCCTCTACAATATTACTTAATAAACTAAATAGTTTTTCCCTTCTTTCTCTAGTTAATTGCTTACTATCTTTTACTCCCATATTCTTTAAAAAGTCTAACTTACTTTCGTCTATTGCTACACCCGCAACTACCATAGGACCTATTAGTGAGCCTCGCCCAGCTTCATCTATGCCTACTCTCATATCCTCAATGAAATAACTAATTTAGCCTCCCTTTTACCGTTTTTCATCCTTTCATTTTGATAACTTTCATTAATTTCAACGTCAACAATAGAAGATATGTTAGAGACTAATTTTCTCGCTACACTCTTGTTTATAAAATAGTAGTCAATTCCTTCCTTACCTTCTACAATATCCGATAAATTATCTATTATGTCCCTAGAGAAAAAGGATTCAAAAAATGCCCTCTTTCTATCGTCAACACCTTCCTTACCTTTACTCCTAAGTTGAATTATCGCTTCGTAATAACGAGTCTTCTTCCTAAAGCAATGATCACATATAGTCTTCTCTACATTTAAATTAATTATAGCCTCTTGTGTAAATTCCTTATCCTTAATCTTACCCCTAAATTGTATAGTTGAAAAAATATGACCCCCTTGATCCTTCCAAATATTTTTAATATTAAAATTAAATTCTGTAATATTTTCATCTAATTTAATTTTATTAGGTAACTCCCGTAGTATGATCTCTTCCACAGCACTAACTGGGGAGCTATTTGTATTCCTTACCCATTTACCTCCTATCCATTGGGCACCACATATTTTACAATATTTTCCAGAAATCTTTCTAGGAATAGATACGAGCTGTTTATTTTTTATATAACAATCAATGCACATACTCCCTATTAATTCTACGTTTTCCTTACCACAAACTACGCAAAATCTCTTACCCATGTTTATCACACGTTATATACCTGTGCAAACTTTACGCCACTTACACTTAGTACGGAATCTTTATGAACTATTCCCCTTTTTATAGCCTCATCCACTACGTAATTTCCTACTATGCTCATTACAGTTGCCTCATCAATAAGGGAAAAAGCGTAATCTAATTCTACTAGTTCTCCACCGTAAAATTTCTCATTTATGTCTAATATAATATCCCCGTCCTTAAATACCTTACCTAATAATTCAACTTGGCATATGTTAACTAAAACCATTCCTTGTGCTCTAATTACGTTAAGAAAGACTTTCATAGCGGCTTCACTGGAGTTTGGGCACCACAAGCTAAGCAGCTAATATACCAACCTTTTTTCTCTTTCTTTAGAACAGTATCTAAACTTTTACAAGTACTGCATTGCACATAAGCCCTTATGAACCTCTCCATTAGTGTATTAATAACTTGTGAGGAGAATTTCCCTTGAATTATTAACTCACCTTTATCATCCATACTTCCAGCTGCTGCTAATTCTTTTAGAAGATATTTCATACATATTTTATCTTCCCTTCTAATCCTATCACAGTATTCTGCAAAATTCCTTATAATTGTCGAATTACCTATATTTAATACTATAAGATTAGGTAAAGTTTGTGTACCCACCTTATGAACTTTCTCTGGCAACTTCGAATATAATCTATCTAGTAACTCCATGTACTCTTTTTCTGAACTCACATTAAATCTATAAGCATATAGGGTTTAAAATACTACTGAAGAAAATGAAAAACGTTTACATTGAGACTTATGGATGTGCGTTAAATAAGGCTGACACTTTTATCATGGAAACCTTACTTGAAAAAGAGGGTTATAAATTCGTTGAAAAACCTGAGGATGCTGATATAATAATATTAAATACATGCGTAGTAAGGTTAGAAACTGAAGAAAGAATGAAACAGAGAATAAAGGAGTTGAACAAATTTTCTAGTAATAAGAAGTTTATAGTAGCTGGATGTATGAGCAGTGCTGAACCCGCTACTGTGCTTTCAATTGCACCCAACGCCTCATTAGTAGGACCCCAAGCAGTAGAAAGAATATTAGAAGTGATAAAATCCAGTGAGAGAAAGATAATATTAGATGGCGATAAGGCGTCAGTAACACCTAGATTATTTGAGGGAAAAATAGCAATAATACCATTAGCCGATGGATGTGCAGGAAATTGCAGCTTTTGTATAACTAAACTAGCCAGGAGGAAATTAAGGAGTTATCCATTAAGAGAGATAGTGGAATCTGCTAAGTATGCAGTATTAAATGGAGCGAAAGAAATTGAGCTAACTGGGCAAGATACCGCAGCATATGGACTAGATTTAGGAGGCACTATAAGGTTACCAGATGTTGTAAGTAAGGTAGCTGAAATTGACGGTGATTTTATGATAAGAATAGGCATGATGACTCCAGAACAGGCAATGAGAATTCTAGATGATTTAATAGAAGTATTAAAGAATCCTAAAGTATATAAATTTATTCATTTACCAGTACAAAGTGGAGATGACAGAGTATTAAAGTTAATGAATAGAAAGTACACTGTTGACGAGTATAGGCAAATAGTAACGGAAATAAGAAATAAGATCCCTTTTGTTAATATAACTACAGATATAATTATAGGGCATCCAGGTGAGGATGAGGAAGCGTTTAATAATACCATATTACTAATGAAAGAATTACGTTTTGAAAGAGTTCATCTAGCTATGTATTCTATAAGGCCTAACACTAAAAGTGCCTCATTACCTCAAATACCAGATTCTATAAAGAAAAAGAGAATGCATATAGCTAATAAAGTTTATGAAGACGTAGCGTATTCTGTCCATAATGAATATGTGGGAACTATAAGTAGAGTAATAACAACAGAGTTAGGTCGTAAGGGATCAGTTATAGGCAGAACAATTAATTACATTCCTGTTGTAATTAAAAACGAAAATGCTCAATTAGGTAAATGGTATAACGTTAAAATAACAGAAGCATCATTTTATGACCTACGTGGAGTTCTTGTTTAAAAAATTTAAACCTCTTATGTAAAGTAAGAATTAAGATGCCAGAAAACGTATATATTGTATCAGCTGTTAGAACGCCGATAGGAAAATTTGGAGGAAGTTTAAAAGACCTTTCTCCAGTAGATTTAGGAACTATAGCAATTAAAGAAGCTATAAGGAGAGCTAAAATAGATCCTAAGAAAGTAGATATTACCATAATGGGGAATGTACTAAGAGCAGGACATGGGCAAGACATATCAAGACAATGTGCTATTAGGGCTGGGGTACCATATGAAATAGATGGATTTTCAATAGACATGGTATGCTCGTCTGGAATGATGAGTGTAATTGCTGCTTCTCAGATGATTAAGAGCGGTGATGCCGACATAGTAATTGCGGGAGGTACTGAAAGTATGAGCCAGGCTATGTTAGCAGTTAAATCCGACATAAGATGGGGTGTTAGAATGTTAATGGGAAAGAGGCTTGAGTTTATAGACACTATGTTAATAGATGGGCTGACTGACCCTTTTAACATGAAACTTATGGGCCAAGAGGCTGACATGGTAGCTAAGGCTCATAATATAACTAGAAAAGAACTGGACGAGATAGCATACGAAAGCCATCTAAGAGCCCATAACGCAACTGTAAAAGGGTATTTCAAATCAGAAATCGTTGAAATTAACGTTAACGGCAAAATCATTGATAAGGATGAGGGTATAAGATCTGATACTACGCTAGAAAAACTGTCAAACTTGCCTCCAGCATTCAATCCAGATGGCTTACACACGGCAGGAAATTCCTCACAAATTTCTGATGGAGCCTCAGCTTTAATAATAATGAGCGAAAAAGCTGTTAGAGAATTAAACGTCGAGCCTATAGCTAGAATTTTAGGATATAGTTGGGTTGGTATAGAAAGTTGGAGGTTTACTGAAGCACCTATTTTCGCTATTAAAAAGCTATTAAGCAAATTAGAAATGGATATAACTAAGTTTGATTATTTTGAAAATAATGAGGCATTCGCAGTAAATAATGTATTATTACATAAATATTTAGGTATACCTTACGATAGACTAAACGTATTTGGAGGAGCCATCGCTATAGGACATCCTATAGGAGCTAGCGGGGCGAGGATAATTACTACATTACTAAACGTATTATCTAAAATGAAGGGAGAAAGGGGAATAGCGAGTATATGTCATGGTGTCGGCGGTGCAACAGCTATTGCAGTTGAGCTTTTAAGGGAATTGAAGTAATTTTTTATGCGTAGATTACAATAGGATATTGTAGGTGGTTATGTAATTGCCAAAAAAAGATAGGACACAAGAAACTTCTAGTAAGGATATACCTAAACCTAGTGAAGGTGAAACTATTTGTGTAGTTAAAAAAATGTTAGGAGGAGATCATCTTATAGTATTGTGCGTTGATGGCAAAGAAAGACTCGCTAGAATACCAGGTAAGATAAGGAAAAAAATGTGGATGAGAGAAGGAGATGTAGTTCTTGTAGGAATTTGGGATTTTCAACCAGATAGATGTGATATATTATATAGATATGGAAATGACGAAATTAAAAAGCTTATAAATGAAAACATAATAAGTAAAGAAATAATTGAACAGTTAAGAGGATAAAAATTGGCAGAGTTACCAAAAAGGATTAAAGAAGAAAAGAGACGTAAAGATGAGGATTTATTTAAAGTAGTAGATTCAACTATTGATTCTAGAACATATTTCAATTTAATTCAAATTGCAAGACGATTAAATATAGAGCAATATTTGGGAGCAATCTCTTCTGGAAAAGAAGCTAGAGTATATCCAGCAAGAACATATGATGGAAAATATTATGCGATTAAAATATATTATACTTCTACTGCGCAAAGTAAAAGGGCAATAAAGAAGTACACTATAGGAGATGTAAGATTTGAGGATATAAAGGTAAGTAATACGAGACAATTAATAAACACTTGGGCTAAAAAGGAATTTAAAAACCTAACTAGACTTTACGAAGTTGGCGTAAGAGTACCTAAGCCTATTCTGGTTTATGAAAATATATTAGTAATGGAATTTATAGGTGAAGATGGGCTAAGAGCACCTTTATTAAGAGAGTTAGAAGACAATGAAATAACGCAAGAATTGTATGAAGATTTAATCGCTCAAATAAAGATAATGGTAGGAAAGGCTAAATTAGTTCATGGTGACTTAAGTGAGTATAACGTAATGGTATATAATGGTCAGTGTTACATAATTGATGTAAGCCAAGCTATACCGTTAGAACATGAAGAAGCTGAGAAACTACTAAGAAGAGACATCGAAAATATAAATAACTTCTTTAAGAGTAAAGGAATAAATATAAAGCCCACAGATGAGTTATTATTAGAACTAGGATTTTCTGGGGCTTGACAACTTTGTTTATAACCGTTGAGGATGAAAGACTAGAAGAGGTAAAAAGAATTATAGAAAAATTAGAGGAATTAACAGATACTAAAATAGTTTTTGATGATAAAACTAAGACCTTTAACGTTATTCCTAAGGGGCAGAATCAGTATGAGGCTTTAAAGGCTGTATCAGTAATAAGGGCAATAGGTTTAGGATTTGATACTGAGACTGCATTTAAACTATTAAGTGACGAATATAGTCTTGAAGTCATTGATTTAAAAACTCTTATTGGTAATAATCCAGATTCGATAAGAAGAGTAAAGGGAAGAGTTATTGGAGAGAGTGGTAAAACTAAAAAAATAATTCAAGAATACACTGGTGTTAATATATCAATTTATGGTCATGTAATAGGCATTGTAGGTCCGCATGAACAAGTTCAAATAGCTAAAAAGGCTATAGAATTACTAATAGAGGGAAAAGAACATAGAACAGTTTACAAGTTCTTGGACAAAGCGGAAAGGGAATTCATAGTATATAAAACTTCTAAGTTAGGAAAAAGATTGAATGAAATCAGATAAGACATGTAAATGATATCTATCATAAATTGTTTTTATTACATTAGAATACGAACTTAAAACCTCTCTGTTTTTATCGTTTTCCAAAAATATTTTAAGTTCTTCAATTTGTTTCATATATGCTAATCTAAAGAATCTGTAAAGAATCCTTTTTGGTTCACTTAAAATTTCTTCAGTTAATAAGAGATTTGGCTTAGGTATCATAACTA
The genomic region above belongs to Saccharolobus caldissimus and contains:
- a CDS encoding TGS domain-containing protein, which produces MVTNLPAEAKAKWLKVMDAKTPEEKLQALQEFLKEVPKHKGTENLVYWAKRRMAELREEIEIRKSKKSGGFSLFVEKEGAGQAILIGDILIRSQIMRKLTNVKQEFSDLPVPGMVRYEDVQIQLVNPPRTLPLSKTIGLIRNADEVIIAVNSKEELISIRNILEENNILLKKPKGKVIIERTRYGMAGIRIVNLGKLIDADEKTVRDYIESFGIKSAIVKIIGEVSIDDIEKSIFETVSYKPTIVISQENIYVEDLPIINLNEIEKLPKIMFDMLEVIRIYTKEPGEEPTKDPLILKKGSTVLDVARKLHSSLAENFKYARVWGKSVRYQGQKVGPSHVLEDKDIVEIHVK
- the rnhB gene encoding ribonuclease HII, which codes for MRVGIDEAGRGSLIGPMVVAGVAIDESKLDFLKNMGVKDSKQLTRERREKLFSLLSNIVEAFVVVKVFPEDIDVYNLNDLTYNAVMKIILTLSIYNPSVITVDKVGDEKPVIELINKLGYKPNVVHKADELFVEASAASIIAKVVRDNYIDMLKEIYGDFGSGYPADPKTINWLKSFYKRSSIPPPIIRRSWKVLRSIAPLYYINKEGKRIW
- a CDS encoding 60S ribosomal export protein NMD3: MGKRFCVVCGKENVELIGSMCIDCYIKNKQLVSIPRKISGKYCKICGAQWIGGKWVRNTNSSPVSAVEEIILRELPNKIKLDENITEFNFNIKNIWKDQGGHIFSTIQFRGKIKDKEFTQEAIINLNVEKTICDHCFRKKTRYYEAIIQLRSKGKEGVDDRKRAFFESFFSRDIIDNLSDIVEGKEGIDYYFINKSVARKLVSNISSIVDVEINESYQNERMKNGKREAKLVISLRI
- a CDS encoding DUF424 domain-containing protein; its protein translation is MKVFLNVIRAQGMVLVNICQVELLGKVFKDGDIILDINEKFYGGELVELDYAFSLIDEATVMSIVGNYVVDEAIKRGIVHKDSVLSVSGVKFAQVYNV
- a CDS encoding translation initiation factor IF-2 subunit beta → MELLDRLYSKLPEKVHKVGTQTLPNLIVLNIGNSTIIRNFAEYCDRIRREDKICMKYLLKELAAAGSMDDKGELIIQGKFSSQVINTLMERFIRAYVQCSTCKSLDTVLKKEKKGWYISCLACGAQTPVKPL
- a CDS encoding tRNA (N(6)-L-threonylcarbamoyladenosine(37)-C(2))-methylthiotransferase; translation: MKNVYIETYGCALNKADTFIMETLLEKEGYKFVEKPEDADIIILNTCVVRLETEERMKQRIKELNKFSSNKKFIVAGCMSSAEPATVLSIAPNASLVGPQAVERILEVIKSSERKIILDGDKASVTPRLFEGKIAIIPLADGCAGNCSFCITKLARRKLRSYPLREIVESAKYAVLNGAKEIELTGQDTAAYGLDLGGTIRLPDVVSKVAEIDGDFMIRIGMMTPEQAMRILDDLIEVLKNPKVYKFIHLPVQSGDDRVLKLMNRKYTVDEYRQIVTEIRNKIPFVNITTDIIIGHPGEDEEAFNNTILLMKELRFERVHLAMYSIRPNTKSASLPQIPDSIKKKRMHIANKVYEDVAYSVHNEYVGTISRVITTELGRKGSVIGRTINYIPVVIKNENAQLGKWYNVKITEASFYDLRGVLV
- a CDS encoding thiolase family protein, yielding MPENVYIVSAVRTPIGKFGGSLKDLSPVDLGTIAIKEAIRRAKIDPKKVDITIMGNVLRAGHGQDISRQCAIRAGVPYEIDGFSIDMVCSSGMMSVIAASQMIKSGDADIVIAGGTESMSQAMLAVKSDIRWGVRMLMGKRLEFIDTMLIDGLTDPFNMKLMGQEADMVAKAHNITRKELDEIAYESHLRAHNATVKGYFKSEIVEINVNGKIIDKDEGIRSDTTLEKLSNLPPAFNPDGLHTAGNSSQISDGASALIIMSEKAVRELNVEPIARILGYSWVGIESWRFTEAPIFAIKKLLSKLEMDITKFDYFENNEAFAVNNVLLHKYLGIPYDRLNVFGGAIAIGHPIGASGARIITTLLNVLSKMKGERGIASICHGVGGATAIAVELLRELK
- a CDS encoding translation initiation factor aIF-1A, with protein sequence MPKKDRTQETSSKDIPKPSEGETICVVKKMLGGDHLIVLCVDGKERLARIPGKIRKKMWMREGDVVLVGIWDFQPDRCDILYRYGNDEIKKLINENIISKEIIEQLRG
- a CDS encoding serine protein kinase RIO, with the protein product MAELPKRIKEEKRRKDEDLFKVVDSTIDSRTYFNLIQIARRLNIEQYLGAISSGKEARVYPARTYDGKYYAIKIYYTSTAQSKRAIKKYTIGDVRFEDIKVSNTRQLINTWAKKEFKNLTRLYEVGVRVPKPILVYENILVMEFIGEDGLRAPLLRELEDNEITQELYEDLIAQIKIMVGKAKLVHGDLSEYNVMVYNGQCYIIDVSQAIPLEHEEAEKLLRRDIENINNFFKSKGINIKPTDELLLELGFSGA
- a CDS encoding KH domain-containing protein — its product is MTTLFITVEDERLEEVKRIIEKLEELTDTKIVFDDKTKTFNVIPKGQNQYEALKAVSVIRAIGLGFDTETAFKLLSDEYSLEVIDLKTLIGNNPDSIRRVKGRVIGESGKTKKIIQEYTGVNISIYGHVIGIVGPHEQVQIAKKAIELLIEGKEHRTVYKFLDKAEREFIVYKTSKLGKRLNEIR